The window TCGCTGAACTTGTCGTCGGGGCGTACGGGTTCGGCACCCGACCCTCCGTAGTACGCGCCCGCGATCCAGGGGCCGCGGACCTCCAGCTCACCGGCGGACTCACCGTCCCAGGGCAGGCGTTCGCCACCGGGGCCGGTGAGGCGGGCCTCGACGGAGGCGGGGAAGCGGCCCTGGGTGAGGCGGTACGCGAGCTCCTCCTCCGAGTCGGCCTCGACATGGGCCGGCGGCCGGGCGATCGTGCCGAGCGGCGAGGTCTCCGTCATGCCCCAGGCGTGGCAGACGCGCATGCCCAGCTTGTCGAAGGCCTCCATGAGGGCGGGCGGGCAGGCCGAGCCGCCGATGGTGACCTGGTTGAGCGAGGAGACCTCGCGCGGGCGGGCGGTCAGCTCCGCGAGCAGGCCCTGCCAGATGGTGGGGACGGCGGCGGCGTGCGACGGCTTCAGCGTCTCGATCATCTCGGCGAGCGGGCCGGGCTGCAGGAAACGGTCCGGCATCAGCAGGTTGACGCCGGTCATGAACGTCGCGTGCGGCAGGCCCCAGGCGTTGACATGGAACTGCGGGACGACGACGAGTGAGAGGTCCGCGTCCGTCAGGCCCATGGACTGGGCCATGTTGACCTGCATGGAGTGCAGGTAGATCGAGCGGTGGGAGTAGACGACGCCCTTGGGGTCGCCGGTCGTGCCGGAGGTGTAACACATGGCCGCGGCGGAACGCTCGTCCAGCTCGGGCCAGTCGTACGTGGTCGGCTTGCCGGCGATCAGGTCCTCGTACTCGTGCACCTGCACGCTCGCTCCGGCGAGCAGCGACCGGTCGCCGGGTCCGGCGACGACGACGTGCTCCACCGGCTTGAGGTGCGGAAGGAGCGGCGCGAGGAGGGGCAGCAGCGAACCGTTGGCGATGATCACGCGGTCGGCGGCGTGGTTGACGATCCAGGCGAGCTGCTCGGGGGGCAGCCGCAGGTTGAGGGTGTGGAGGACGGCGCCCATGGAGGGGATCGCGAAGTACGCCTCCACGTGTTCCGCGTTGTTCCACATGAGTGTCGCGACGCGCTCGTCGCCGTCGACTCCGAGGTCCTCGCGCAGGGCGTGGGCCAGCTGCGCGGTGCGGGCGCCGATCTCGGCGTAGGAGCGGCGTTCGGGCTCCCCCTCGCCGGTCCAGGTGATCACCTGCGACGTCCCGTGGATGACCTGTCCGTGGGTCAGGATCCTGGAGATCAACAGCGGTACGTCCTGCATGGTGCTCAGCACGGCGTCCTCCCGGGGCGGCTCTGCCTACGCGGTGGTAACGGTTGCGCTGATTCTGCTCACATACCGAGCGGTATGTCACTAGGGGGCGAGATGATCGATCAGACAGAGTGACCGGTCGAGCCCGAGTTCGAGCAGAGTTCGCGTTCGATCCCTCCGGGTCGGGCCGCGCGCGTCCGTCCTCGGGCCGGGTTCCTGACCGGCCAACGAACGACTCAGCGCACGGGTTCCAGCTCGGGATCCTCACGCAGCTTGCCCAGCGCCCGCGAGACCGCCGACTTCACGGTGCCGACCGAGACCCCGAGGACCTCCGCCGTCTGTACCTCGCTCAGGTCCTCGTAGTACCTGAGGACTACCATGGCCCGCTGCCGCGCCGGCAGCTTCATGATCGCCCGCCACATCGCGTCGTGCAGCGCCTGCTGCTCGGCCGGGTCGGCGGCCTGGGCCCCCTCCGGCTCCGGCATCTCGTCGCACGCGAACTCGTCCACCTTGCGCTTGCGCCACTGGGACGTGCGGGTGTTCAGCAGCGCCCGGCGCACATACCCGTCGAGGGCCCGGTGGTCCTCGATGCGCTCCCAGGCGACGTACGTCTTGGCCAGCGCGGTCTGCAGCAGGTCCTCGGCGTCGCACGGGTTCGCGGTGAGCGAGCGGGCGGTCCGCAGCAGCACCGGCTGGCGGGCCTTCACGTACGCCGAGAACGACGGGTAGGACGCGTGCGACGAGGGGTGCGACGACGGGTGCGATGTCGGGTGCGACGACGGAAGCGACAGGTTCGTCAGACCCGACAGAGCCGAGGTCGCCCGGGCCGCGGCCGAACGGACCGAGGTCGATCGGGTCCCGGTCGACCGGCTCGCGGTCGACCGGGCCGGGGTCGACCGGGCCGGGGTCGACCGGGCCGGGGTCGGCAGGGTCCGCGACACTGGTGCAGCGGCCTTCGAAGCGCTGGTGCAGACGGGTGTGGTCATGGCTCCACGCTAGGAGCGGGCCGCGCCCGGCGGATCGGCCGCAGGTCCCGAAGGCGAATCCCCCTCAGGTTGTAGGAGTGGGGCGGACCCCACCTACTGAAGGTGGATGAACGGCCCCCAGGTACTGAGGGTGTACCCCTGAGAATCACCTGCCCAGGGTGTACGGCACCGGACCCCGAGGTGCCCGAAAACCCCCTCAGCCGTCACATCCCGCCCCCTCACCCGTCCCTCCCCAGGACCAACCCCGAGGTCGGCACCCCGGTGCCCGCGGTGACGAGCGCCCGCTCGGCGCCGGGAACCTGGTTCACGGAGGTGCCCCGCAACTGCCGTACCGCCTCCGCGATGCCGTTCATCCCGTGCAGATACGCCTCGCCGAGCTGCCCGCCATGGGTGTTGATCGGCAGCCGTTCCTCGGCGACGAAGTCCGCGGCCTCCCCCGGCCCGCAGAACCCGAACTCCTCCAGCTGCATCAGCACGAACGGCGTGAAGTGGTCGTACAGGATGCCCACGTCGATGTCGTCCGGGCCCAGCCCCGAGGTCCGCCGGAGCTGGCGGGCGACGACGCCCATCTCCGGCAGCCCGGTGAGATCGCCGTCGTAGAAGCCGGTCATCTGCTGCTGCGCCCGGCCCGCCCCCTGCGCCGCCGCCACGACCACGGCGGGCGGCTTCGGCAGATCCCGCGCGCGCTCCACCGAGGTCACGATGAGCGCCTGGCCGCCGTCCGTCTCCTGGCAGCAGTCCAGCAGCCGCAGCGGCTCGGCGATCCAGCGCGAGGCCGCGTGCTCGTCGAGGGTGATGGGGCGGCCGTGGAAGTACGCCGCCGGGTTCGTCGCCGCGTACTTCCGGTCGACGACGGCCACATGTCCGAACGCCTCGGGGGTCAGCCCGTACGCGTACAGGTAGCGCTGCGCCGCCATCGCGACCCAGGAGGCGGGCGTGAGCAGCCCGAACGGGAGCGTCCAGCCGAGCGCCACGCCCTCCGCCGACGGCTCCCGGTGCCGTACGCCCGACCCGAACCGCCGTCCCGAACGCTCGTTGAACGCCCGGTAGCAGACCACGACCTCCGCCACGCCCGTCGCGACCGCGAGCGCCGCCTGCTGGACGGTCGCGCACGCGGCGCCGCCCCCGTAGTGGACGCGTGAGAAGAAGGACAGCTCACCGATGCCAGCCGCCTGCGCGACCGTGATCTCCGGACTCGTGTCCATCGTGAACGTCACCATCCCGTCCACGTCCGCCGGCGCCAGCCCCGCGTCGTCGAGCGCCGCCCGCACCGCCTCCACGGCCAGCCGCAGCTCACTGCGGCCCGAGTCCTTGGAGAAGTCGGTCGCGCCGATCCCGACGATCGCGGCACGACCACCGAGCCGGTCCTTGGTTCGTACGCTCATGCGACTTCCCCTGTCGTGGGGGCTTCGGGGAGCGTGACCGTGACCGTTCCGGTGACGTGTCGGCCGATGCCGTTCTCGCCGATGATCCTGACTGT is drawn from Streptomyces bottropensis ATCC 25435 and contains these coding sequences:
- a CDS encoding SigE family RNA polymerase sigma factor, whose translation is MSRTLPTPARSTPARSTPARSTASRSTGTRSTSVRSAAARATSALSGLTNLSLPSSHPTSHPSSHPSSHASYPSFSAYVKARQPVLLRTARSLTANPCDAEDLLQTALAKTYVAWERIEDHRALDGYVRRALLNTRTSQWRKRKVDEFACDEMPEPEGAQAADPAEQQALHDAMWRAIMKLPARQRAMVVLRYYEDLSEVQTAEVLGVSVGTVKSAVSRALGKLREDPELEPVR
- a CDS encoding long-chain fatty acid--CoA ligase translates to MLSTMQDVPLLISRILTHGQVIHGTSQVITWTGEGEPERRSYAEIGARTAQLAHALREDLGVDGDERVATLMWNNAEHVEAYFAIPSMGAVLHTLNLRLPPEQLAWIVNHAADRVIIANGSLLPLLAPLLPHLKPVEHVVVAGPGDRSLLAGASVQVHEYEDLIAGKPTTYDWPELDERSAAAMCYTSGTTGDPKGVVYSHRSIYLHSMQVNMAQSMGLTDADLSLVVVPQFHVNAWGLPHATFMTGVNLLMPDRFLQPGPLAEMIETLKPSHAAAVPTIWQGLLAELTARPREVSSLNQVTIGGSACPPALMEAFDKLGMRVCHAWGMTETSPLGTIARPPAHVEADSEEELAYRLTQGRFPASVEARLTGPGGERLPWDGESAGELEVRGPWIAGAYYGGSGAEPVRPDDKFSEDGWLKTGDVGTISPDGFLTLTDRAKDVIKSGGEWISSVELENALMAHPDVAEAAVVAVPDDKWGERPLATVVLKEGSTTDFAALRSFLADEGHIAKWQLPERWTIIESVPKTSVGKFDKKVLRRQYAEGSLDVTQI
- a CDS encoding lipid-transfer protein, whose product is MSVRTKDRLGGRAAIVGIGATDFSKDSGRSELRLAVEAVRAALDDAGLAPADVDGMVTFTMDTSPEITVAQAAGIGELSFFSRVHYGGGAACATVQQAALAVATGVAEVVVCYRAFNERSGRRFGSGVRHREPSAEGVALGWTLPFGLLTPASWVAMAAQRYLYAYGLTPEAFGHVAVVDRKYAATNPAAYFHGRPITLDEHAASRWIAEPLRLLDCCQETDGGQALIVTSVERARDLPKPPAVVVAAAQGAGRAQQQMTGFYDGDLTGLPEMGVVARQLRRTSGLGPDDIDVGILYDHFTPFVLMQLEEFGFCGPGEAADFVAEERLPINTHGGQLGEAYLHGMNGIAEAVRQLRGTSVNQVPGAERALVTAGTGVPTSGLVLGRDG